The region CGCCTCCGAGGACTGCCTCACCCTTAACGTCTGGACCCCCGCCAACGCCCAACCCGGCAAACTTCCGGTCATGGTCTGGATCTACGGCGGAGGACTCCAGGGCGGGACCACCTCCGAGGGCCGCCAGGACGGCCAGTTCCTCGCGCATAAGAATGTGGTCGTCGTCTCGATGAACTACCGGCTCGGCATCTTCGGCTTCTTCGTCCACCCCGAGCTCACCGCCGAATCTCCCCACCACGCCAGCGGCAACTACGGCCTGATGGACCAGAACGCCGCCATCCAGTGGGTCAAGCGCAACATCTCCGCCTTCGGTGGCGACCCTGACAACATCACCATCTTCGGCGAATCCGCCGGATCGTTCTCGGTCAACTTCCACATGGCCTCGCCCATGTCGCGCGACCTGATCAAGCACGCCATTGGCGAGAGCGGGGGCGCCATCGCCTCCTCACGCCCGGCAGACCTTCCGCGTGAGCAGCGCGAGAAGATCGACCCCGCCGCCGCGGTCACCCTCTACGGGACCAGCGACCTCGCCAAGCTGCGCCGCCTGTCGACGGAAGACATCATGCGGCCTCTGCGCGCGCCGAACGGCACGCCACGCTTCGGCCCTGACATCGACGGCTGGTTCCTGCCCAAATCCGTCGCCGCCATCTACGCCGCCGGTGAAGAGGCGCACGTCCCCACGCTTGCCGGATGGAACGCCGATGAGGGCCGCGGCGGAATCGCCGGCAGCCTGAACACCTTCTCCGCCGCCGGATTCGCCGTCGAGGCCGAGCACGACTTCCCCGGCCAGTCGGCAGAGTTCCTCAAGGTCTACCCCAACGCCAACGAGACCGAGGCCCTCAGCTCCGCCGCGGATTACGCTGGCGACAAGTTCATCGCGTACTCCACCTGGAAGTGGCTCGAAGAGCAGGTCAAGACCGGTAAGGCTCCCGTTTATCGCTACTACTTCGCGCTCGGCAACCCCGGCGACCGCTTCCACACCACCTCAGCCGGAGCCTTCCACTCCGACGACATCGAGTACGTCTTCGGCACTCTCGACTCCCGCCCCGAGGCCATGTGGCGCCCCGAGGATCGCAAACTCTCCGAGCAGATGCAGACCTACTGGACCAACTTCGCCCGCACCGGAGATCCCAATGGCTCCGGCCTGCCCAAGTGGCCCACCTACGGCCCTACCGAGTGGCAGGTCATGCACCTCGACAAGACCAGCGCTGCCAAACCCGACGCTCACCGCGAACGGTATCTGTTTCTGGATAGCGTCTGGGGTAAGCCAAAGGCGCCTGAGGCGCACTAACGGTTTTCTTTCTACAGTTGAGCTGTTAAAAAGTTCTCGTCTTAGTCGCAAGAAGTCCTCGTCGTTGTCGCAAAACGCCAGCTTTTGTTGAGCCATATGCGGATGACGCTCGGATTCCCGATCATGTGTCATTCCGAGCGGAGAGCGTTAGCGCGAAGTCGAGGCCCCCCCGCATTTCGGGATGCTGGTTGGAATGGTTTGCCTCGCTTGAGACAGAGTGCCCGTACCGGCAAAATGCGGAGGTCTCTCCGCTCCGGCCCTTTGGCCTTCGGTCGAGATGACACTTCTTTGGGGTGCCGGGTGCCGGGTGCCCCACATCTCGATTTTGAGATGTGGAATCATTCGAGCGAAGCTCGAATCTGAAATAACTCTCCTCCTGAGCGAAAGCTCAAACACGAAACAAACTGTGTCATCCTGAGCGAAGCGCAGCGAAGTCGAAGGATCTGCCGTTCGACTGCAAAACCTCAACTCTCAGGGGAAAACTCGCAATCTCGGCATCGACCGAACAACGCGTTCTTGCGGTGCTCTCCTGTTCCGATCCAGCAGAAAATCTTCTGGAATCCCTGCCGCATCAAGCCGGACGAGGATCTCTTTCAAGACCTCTTCTCTCGCCGCTTCAAAATAAAACTACCCGTCAACGCTCCTTGCCCTCCACCCACGCATCCTTGCATCCGCTCGGAGCATTCACTGGATTGCACCGTGCCGCCACGCCACCCGGCAGCGCTACGGAATAGCCGGTCCATGGAGCAGGCTCGCTCACCGGAAAGTCCGTGCTCACCATCTGGGCTCCGCTCTTCAGCGTCTCGTCCTTGCGGGTGGTGTCGTTGGTGCGGCCCTGGTCGGTGTTGAAGTCCGCCCGCGTCCGCACCAGGTAACCCTTCTTCACGAGCGCCTCAATCTCGTCCGCCGTTCCCTTGTCCTGCTCGACGAAGCCAGCCTCCGGCTCTCCCGGCCGGCCGTTCACGAAGAGCACGCGGCCCTTCATCATGGCGTGGCCCTCAAGATACGCCGGAGCCGAGCTGCGGTTGTAGAGCAGGAAGACCACCTTGCCTCGGGCCTCTTTCAGCGTCGGCCACCTGCCAGCCAGTACGGCTTCTTCCAGCGTCGCCGCGCCTCCACGCACCTTGTCGGGAGTGATGATCTCGTTCTCCTTGAAGACCGAGCGGATCTCCGCATCCATCGCGTCCCACGTGGCCGCGGTCCACGGCTCCGCGGTCACCGCGCCCTGCATAGGGCCCAGCCGGCCCTGCTTGTCCTCGATCAGCAGAAAAATCGGCACATGCCCTTTGTGCCCCTTCGACCAGGTGCGAATCTCCTTCAGGCACGAGGTGAATAAAACACAGCTGCTCCTCTGGTTCAGGTCGCCCAGGTGCAACGTCTTGAAGCCCGGCTTCAGCCACTCGTGCTTCGGATCGAAGTCCGAATCTGGCGGAAGCCCCGCTTCCTTCGTCAGCTCGACGATCTTCGGATGTGCAAAGCGTCCGCCTTTGGGGTCCTGCACGATATCCAGCTCCAGCTGCCGCACGCCTGCGTTCAGCTGCTGTGTCAACGTCTGATGGTGGTACTCCACGCCGCGATATGCCTTGGGATAGTGCTGCTCGAAGTACTTCCCCTCGCTGGGCGCGAAGCCCATGTTGTAGCTGTTGTGGGTTCCGACGACCTGAATCTGGTTGAGATGAAGAGTCTCATCCTGCGCCTTTCGGGTCTGCGCAGATAACAGAGACGGAGCGAACGCAAGACACATCACAGCCAGGGAACGAAACATGCAGACGAAGACCTCAGAGGAGTCGATCTTTCAACAATATCTCAACCAGGATCTCTCCCCCTTTACGCCTGAGAGAGATCGCTTTCCAGTGAGCTGGCGATGAGGCCTCTGGGATCGACATCTTCCGGGGAAGCTTTCCTGAATGGATTTTCCAGGTTCCGGAATCCTTCAAAGGAAACAGAGATTCTTCGCTGCGCTCAGAATGACGATTACGGTGTGGTGATGGCCCCGGGATCGTTTTTGCGATCGCCGGGGCCATAGTTTTTGCAGACGGCCCATAAGCCGAATTCTGTTTTAGATGATCATTCCTCTAGGCGACGCATTACTGCGCCGCTCCAGCAACCTACCCGCAGGTTTCGGCTTTCCTTGAGCTTTCGCTCGCGAAATCTCTGCGCCTGGGCGCACCGGGCCGATACGCCATCGCCGCCTGCAGAGGAGCGGCGAAATCCCTGCCTATTTGGTCTTGCTCCGTGTGGGGTTTACCATGCCGCGTCTGTTACCAGACGTGCGGTGCGCTCTTACCGCACCTTTTCACCCTTACCGCTGGCTTGCGCCAGAGGCGGTATGTTTTCTGTTGCACTGGCCGTCCAGAGGTCTTGAAACCTCCGTCCCGGACGTTATCCGGCACACTGCCCTGCGGAGTTCGGACTTTCCTCCCCCGGACCACGCTTGCGCATGGCCCGGCAGCGATCATCCGGCCGCCTGCAATTTTAAGTGTATCGCGTTTATTGACGGGAAAATGGCGGAGTCAGGGGCTATGCCGTGCGCGTATGATGTTCGGCACCATTCCCCATCACGCCACCGGAGACGACCGAACGGCGTAGGACAGATTCCAGGCCCCGCAGAAGGAACTTCTTTTTTTGCCCGAGGAGACACGCCATGGAAAACACCATTACGATCACTCTGAATACATTGCACTGCAACCGCGAGGGGCAGGGGTCGGGAGGCTCTTCGCCTTACCTCTGGCCTGCCATGCTGTGGGTCAGCAAAGACACAGCCAGCGTAGGGGTCCTCGGAATCTACGACGGTGACTCCCACACGATCCTGAAGCGAGGAATGAAGCCCGGCGATACCGTCGATATTCCCTCCAAGGTGGGGGTAATGCTACGGCCTTTTGACGATGATCTGTCGAACCACGTCATCATCGTCACGGTTGCGCTGTGGCAGGACAATGAGAGCCCCGGCTATGCCGTGCAGGCAGGATATCGCTCCTTCCTGACATCGCTGCGGGATGGGATTGCCAGCCATCTGCTGCAGTTGAACTCCGACGATCCCGCAACCGTGGAGCAGGCCGAGACCGATATCAAGACCGCCGTTACCGCGGGTGTGACCCAGGGGATCAAGAACAGCCTTTCGACCACGGACAAGATCAAGATTGCGACGGGGATTCTGACGCTGGACAGCCCGATCGACAGTACGACGACGTCATTCTCGAATCTCGTCAATACCGGTTTTTCGCTGCAGATTGGAGGCTCGCTGGGCGGCCGGCTGCTGTTCTATCGCGATTACACCCGCAATGGCACCGGAGATGTCGATACTCCGAAGGTGATCGGGCTTGGAGGCTGGGCGGGATTCAAGTTCCTGTTCTCAGGAGGAGACGGCATTATCTACGCGGTCAACCCGGAGGGGCAGCTCCTCTTCTACCGCGACGCGACCCAGGATGGGACGGGCGACGTGAACACGCCCAGCGTGATCGGGCTTGGCGGCTGGGCTGATTTCAAGTTCCTGTTCTCGGGCGGCAACGGAATCATCTACGCGGTCAATCAGCAGGGTCAGCTGCTGTTCTATCGCGATTACACTCGCAACGGCACGGGGGATGTAGATACCCCGCAGGTGATCGGGCAGGGAGGCTGGGACAGCTTCAAGTTTCTGTTTTCGGGCGGAGACGGCATTATCTATGCCGTGGATCAGCAGGGCCGCCTGCTGTTCTACCGGGATACAACGCAGGACGGCACCGGTGATGTGAACACGCCGAGCGTCATTGGTCTGGGCGGCTGGCAGAGCTTCCAGTTCCTCTTCTCCGGGGGAGATGGGATTATCTATGCGGTGGACCAGCAGGGGCAGCTGCTGTTTTATCGCGATTACACTCGCAACGGCACGGGGGACGTCGATACCCCGCAGGTGATCGGTCTGGGCGGATGGAAGGACTTCCAGTTTCTCTTCTCCGGCGACAACGGCATTATTTATGCGGCGGAGAAGGCTCTCACCCCGAAGGATTCCTACGAGGTGACGGGGACGTTAGGCATAGCCGCGGTTCTCTGTGTGGATGAGCGCGCTGCCGTGAGCACTGCAACGGCGGATGTGCAATCGGCCAAGCAGATGGTAGCGAACCTGCAGCAGGAGTTTCAGAACGCGCCTGCTTCCCAGAAACCGTTCCTGCGCCAGCAGATCAAGGACGCGGAGGCGGATGAGGCTGCGGCGGAGCAGCG is a window of Edaphobacter sp. 12200R-103 DNA encoding:
- a CDS encoding carboxylesterase/lipase family protein, yielding MPFLRREVFAAALLLASTAVFAAIPAQVKTDKGTVEGEATTDGKVMAYKGIPYAAPPTGKLRWAPPAPAEPWTSVRSAHDFGYHCVQASIFRDMMFHDPGASEDCLTLNVWTPANAQPGKLPVMVWIYGGGLQGGTTSEGRQDGQFLAHKNVVVVSMNYRLGIFGFFVHPELTAESPHHASGNYGLMDQNAAIQWVKRNISAFGGDPDNITIFGESAGSFSVNFHMASPMSRDLIKHAIGESGGAIASSRPADLPREQREKIDPAAAVTLYGTSDLAKLRRLSTEDIMRPLRAPNGTPRFGPDIDGWFLPKSVAAIYAAGEEAHVPTLAGWNADEGRGGIAGSLNTFSAAGFAVEAEHDFPGQSAEFLKVYPNANETEALSSAADYAGDKFIAYSTWKWLEEQVKTGKAPVYRYYFALGNPGDRFHTTSAGAFHSDDIEYVFGTLDSRPEAMWRPEDRKLSEQMQTYWTNFARTGDPNGSGLPKWPTYGPTEWQVMHLDKTSAAKPDAHRERYLFLDSVWGKPKAPEAH
- a CDS encoding phosphatidylinositol-specific phospholipase C1-like protein — translated: MFRSLAVMCLAFAPSLLSAQTRKAQDETLHLNQIQVVGTHNSYNMGFAPSEGKYFEQHYPKAYRGVEYHHQTLTQQLNAGVRQLELDIVQDPKGGRFAHPKIVELTKEAGLPPDSDFDPKHEWLKPGFKTLHLGDLNQRSSCVLFTSCLKEIRTWSKGHKGHVPIFLLIEDKQGRLGPMQGAVTAEPWTAATWDAMDAEIRSVFKENEIITPDKVRGGAATLEEAVLAGRWPTLKEARGKVVFLLYNRSSAPAYLEGHAMMKGRVLFVNGRPGEPEAGFVEQDKGTADEIEALVKKGYLVRTRADFNTDQGRTNDTTRKDETLKSGAQMVSTDFPVSEPAPWTGYSVALPGGVAARCNPVNAPSGCKDAWVEGKER
- a CDS encoding tachylectin-related carbohydrate-binding protein; this encodes MENTITITLNTLHCNREGQGSGGSSPYLWPAMLWVSKDTASVGVLGIYDGDSHTILKRGMKPGDTVDIPSKVGVMLRPFDDDLSNHVIIVTVALWQDNESPGYAVQAGYRSFLTSLRDGIASHLLQLNSDDPATVEQAETDIKTAVTAGVTQGIKNSLSTTDKIKIATGILTLDSPIDSTTTSFSNLVNTGFSLQIGGSLGGRLLFYRDYTRNGTGDVDTPKVIGLGGWAGFKFLFSGGDGIIYAVNPEGQLLFYRDATQDGTGDVNTPSVIGLGGWADFKFLFSGGNGIIYAVNQQGQLLFYRDYTRNGTGDVDTPQVIGQGGWDSFKFLFSGGDGIIYAVDQQGRLLFYRDTTQDGTGDVNTPSVIGLGGWQSFQFLFSGGDGIIYAVDQQGQLLFYRDYTRNGTGDVDTPQVIGLGGWKDFQFLFSGDNGIIYAAEKALTPKDSYEVTGTLGIAAVLCVDERAAVSTATADVQSAKQMVANLQQEFQNAPASQKPFLRQQIKDAEADEAAAEQRLSAAKQALSACLARSSPPRRHPLPISVG